Proteins from a genomic interval of Asticcacaulis sp. AND118:
- a CDS encoding glycoside hydrolase family 43 protein codes for MIRNPILPGFNPDPSIVRVGDDYYIATSTFEWYPGVQIHHSRDLIHWRLITRPLRRPAQLDMRGAPDSCGVWAPCLTHDNGLFYLIYTDVKRYGRTTVGGASGASLRDFHNYLVTCPAIDGEWSDPIYLNSSGFDPSLFHDDDGRKYLLNMLWDHRPGRVRFAGIVLQEYDPVGQGLTGERKVIFESTSLGMAEGPHLYKRDGWHYLITAEGGTGWNHAVTMARSRHITGPYELHPEKHILSSRLRPDSPLQRAGHGDLVEARDGTPMLVYLCGRPLPNRGRCVLGRETAIQPMRWADDGWLRTLDGQGLPMLVAESPEPLGEPPEPERADFNGPDLPIEFQWLRSPHPETLFSLSDRPGHLRLHGRETLGSLFEQALVARRQQAFCYSAETVLDYQPRHYQQAAGLVCYYNGSKYHYLHVTHDEQAGRHVRVMSALPDSTTSDAFSALYPVADGPIHLRVEVDYERLRFAFRLKTEAEWTWIDGHFDASILSDEATVPGAPNFTGAFVGMACQDTSGERLPADFASFDYREREFQPEI; via the coding sequence GTGATCCGCAATCCCATCCTGCCGGGCTTCAATCCCGACCCGTCCATCGTGCGCGTAGGCGACGACTACTACATCGCCACCTCGACCTTTGAATGGTATCCGGGCGTGCAGATCCACCATTCGCGCGACCTGATTCACTGGCGGCTGATCACCCGGCCTTTGCGGCGTCCGGCACAGCTCGACATGCGCGGCGCGCCCGATAGCTGCGGCGTGTGGGCCCCGTGCCTGACCCACGACAACGGCCTGTTCTACCTCATCTATACCGATGTCAAGCGCTATGGCCGCACCACGGTCGGCGGGGCCAGCGGCGCGTCCCTGCGCGACTTCCATAACTATCTGGTGACCTGCCCCGCCATCGACGGCGAGTGGTCCGACCCCATCTATCTCAACAGCAGCGGCTTCGATCCGTCGCTGTTCCACGATGACGATGGGCGCAAATATCTGCTCAACATGCTGTGGGATCACCGGCCGGGCCGCGTGCGGTTCGCCGGCATTGTGCTGCAAGAGTATGACCCGGTAGGGCAGGGTCTGACCGGCGAACGCAAAGTCATTTTCGAGAGCACGTCTCTGGGTATGGCCGAGGGGCCGCACCTCTATAAACGCGATGGCTGGCACTACCTGATTACGGCCGAAGGCGGCACAGGCTGGAACCACGCGGTGACCATGGCGCGGTCGCGGCACATTACCGGGCCTTACGAACTGCATCCTGAAAAACATATCCTCTCCAGCCGTCTGCGTCCGGACAGCCCGCTGCAGCGCGCCGGTCATGGCGATCTGGTCGAGGCGCGCGACGGCACGCCGATGCTGGTCTATCTGTGCGGCCGACCTCTGCCCAATCGCGGGCGCTGCGTGCTGGGGCGCGAGACGGCGATCCAGCCGATGCGCTGGGCCGACGACGGCTGGCTGCGCACGCTGGACGGGCAGGGGTTGCCGATGCTGGTTGCCGAAAGCCCGGAGCCTTTAGGTGAGCCGCCCGAACCTGAGCGCGCGGATTTCAACGGTCCGGACCTGCCCATAGAGTTTCAGTGGCTGCGCTCGCCGCACCCCGAAACCCTGTTCAGCCTGAGCGACCGGCCCGGCCATCTGCGGCTCCATGGGCGCGAAACGCTGGGCAGCCTGTTCGAGCAGGCGCTGGTGGCGCGGCGTCAGCAGGCCTTCTGCTATTCGGCGGAAACCGTGCTCGATTATCAGCCGCGCCATTATCAGCAGGCGGCGGGGTTGGTCTGTTACTATAATGGCAGCAAGTACCATTATCTGCACGTCACGCACGATGAGCAGGCGGGGCGGCACGTGCGGGTGATGTCGGCCCTGCCGGATTCGACCACCAGCGATGCCTTCAGCGCCCTCTATCCCGTCGCCGACGGGCCGATCCATCTGCGCGTCGAGGTCGATTACGAACGTCTGCGCTTCGCCTTCCGGCTGAAGACGGAGGCCGAATGGACGTGGATCGACGGCCATTTCGACGCCAGCATCCTGTCAGACGAGGCAACGGTGCCGGGCGCCCCCAACTTTACGGGGGCCTTTGTCGGCATGGCCTGCCAGGATACGTCGGGTGAGCGGCTGCCCGCCGACTTCGCTTCGTTCGACTACCGCGAGCGCGAGTTTCAGCCGGAGATTTAA
- a CDS encoding EAL domain-containing protein — translation MRRRMILGFAIGLAICAGVLPLFAIGYISHQRAVEAERTHLTEYAGWTLRRGNLTLTEAQGALKKMRSEAYAGCSPAHIARMRQLAVEERFVEEIGYFENGRLACTGWGRVRERLDKGAADVQLPGGFGLYLNVDPVVSKAGRMLAISYGDYNALIKPERMVDVLTNSQMVLGVATRQGQLIAMSGEADPVLVRHLTRNDIAGMTDAQINASAESQDLRAFAISPRTALQGHLDRERWLLIPLALCVSLVLVGVIVWVSRERLSPQKELAVAIRKRLFVVHYQPIIELASGLCIGAEALLRWRRRDGTWVAPDVFIPLAEAHDLIADLTDLMIERVCHDLPRIGDGDLRVTLNISACDMESGRFLPVLGRAIERAGLRPSQVWLEATERGFMNAEAARRTIDAARAAGHRVAIDDFGTGYSSLSLLETLPLDALKIDKSFVQAIGQNSATSVVLPHIVDMAHGLKLGIVAEGVETVAQEAYIRSMGIEFAQGWLYSRALPAEGFDAFRRAHDAGRVAPHLREVA, via the coding sequence ATGCGTCGCCGGATGATATTGGGGTTTGCCATCGGGCTTGCGATCTGCGCCGGCGTCCTGCCGCTGTTCGCCATCGGCTATATTTCGCACCAGCGCGCGGTCGAAGCCGAACGCACGCACCTGACCGAATATGCCGGCTGGACGCTGAGGCGCGGCAACCTGACCCTGACCGAGGCGCAGGGCGCGCTGAAGAAGATGCGATCCGAAGCCTATGCGGGCTGCAGCCCGGCCCATATCGCGCGCATGCGGCAACTGGCGGTCGAAGAGCGCTTCGTTGAAGAGATCGGCTATTTTGAAAACGGACGTCTGGCCTGCACCGGCTGGGGCAGGGTGCGTGAGCGTCTGGACAAGGGCGCGGCGGATGTGCAGTTGCCGGGCGGCTTCGGCCTTTATCTCAATGTCGATCCCGTGGTCAGCAAGGCCGGACGCATGCTGGCAATCAGCTACGGCGACTATAACGCCCTGATCAAGCCGGAGCGCATGGTCGATGTGCTGACCAACAGTCAGATGGTGCTGGGGGTAGCGACGCGTCAGGGGCAACTGATCGCCATGTCGGGCGAAGCCGATCCGGTGCTGGTGCGTCATCTGACGCGCAATGACATCGCCGGCATGACCGATGCGCAGATAAATGCCTCCGCCGAGTCGCAGGACCTGCGCGCCTTCGCCATTTCGCCGCGCACGGCGCTTCAGGGGCATCTTGATCGCGAGCGCTGGCTGCTGATCCCCCTGGCGCTTTGCGTCTCTCTGGTGCTGGTCGGCGTCATCGTCTGGGTGTCGCGCGAACGCCTGTCACCGCAGAAGGAACTGGCGGTCGCTATCCGCAAACGCCTCTTCGTCGTTCATTATCAGCCGATCATCGAACTGGCATCGGGCCTGTGCATCGGGGCCGAAGCCCTGCTGCGCTGGCGAAGGCGCGACGGCACGTGGGTCGCGCCGGATGTTTTCATCCCGCTGGCCGAAGCGCACGATCTGATCGCGGACCTGACCGACCTGATGATCGAGCGGGTGTGCCACGATCTGCCGCGCATCGGCGACGGCGATCTGCGGGTGACGCTGAACATCTCGGCCTGCGACATGGAAAGCGGCCGCTTCCTGCCGGTGCTGGGCCGGGCTATCGAGCGGGCGGGTCTCAGGCCGTCGCAGGTGTGGCTTGAGGCGACCGAGCGCGGCTTCATGAACGCCGAGGCGGCGCGCCGGACCATCGACGCGGCGCGCGCCGCGGGGCATCGCGTGGCCATCGACGATTTCGGCACCGGCTATTCCAGCCTGTCGCTTCTGGAGACCCTGCCGCTGGATGCGCTCAAGATCGATAAATCGTTCGTGCAGGCCATCGGGCAGAACTCCGCCACCAGCGTCGTGCTGCCGCATATTGTCGACATGGCGCACGGCCTGAAGCTGGGCATCGTGGCCGAGGGCGTCGAGACGGTGGCGCAGGAGGCCTATATCCGTTCAATGGGCATCGAATTCGCGCAGGGCTGGCTCTATTCGCGGGCCCTGCCGGCAGAAGGGTTCGATGCGTTCCGCCGGGCGCACGACGCCGGGCGTGTGGCGCCGCATTTGCGCGAAGTGGCGTGA
- a CDS encoding endo-1,4-beta-xylanase, with amino-acid sequence MFTHIPTRRHILAGLTAAALPPVTAGAAHADAGPSLKALAAEKGILFGSALSAGTMEAAYLDILKTECGVIVPENEFKVYVIAAQADRYNFAPGDAIAGFARDNGMKLRGHTLLWNKVEFMPKWLLNIDFGRKPALGAERYLRDYIKRVCTHYGDQVFSWDVVNETIDPKTGEIRDTPFTKALGFDCIRIAFEAAREYAPRAQLVYNDYMSWEAGNETHRKGVQKLLEMLRNKNVPIDGFGIQSHIGNDGHIKEAQHSEWRAFVDAAVDMKYRLLITEFDVNDKDLPTDIAARDAGVAAAAKDYLDLMFSYKELDQFLCWGMTDNHSWLQGWTPRADKTPQRPTPYGADYRPKPLREAIAAALRAAPKR; translated from the coding sequence ATGTTCACCCACATACCGACGCGCCGCCATATACTGGCGGGCCTGACCGCTGCCGCCTTGCCGCCCGTTACAGCCGGCGCCGCGCACGCCGATGCCGGACCTTCGCTCAAGGCCCTGGCGGCGGAGAAAGGCATTCTCTTCGGCTCCGCCCTCAGCGCGGGCACCATGGAGGCGGCCTATCTCGATATTCTAAAGACCGAATGCGGCGTGATCGTCCCTGAAAACGAGTTCAAGGTCTATGTCATCGCGGCGCAGGCGGATCGCTATAACTTTGCGCCGGGCGACGCCATTGCCGGATTCGCGCGCGACAACGGCATGAAGCTGCGCGGGCACACCCTGTTGTGGAACAAGGTCGAGTTCATGCCGAAATGGCTGCTGAATATCGACTTCGGACGCAAACCGGCCCTGGGGGCCGAGCGCTATCTGCGCGACTATATCAAACGGGTCTGCACCCATTATGGCGATCAGGTCTTTTCGTGGGACGTGGTCAACGAAACGATCGACCCGAAGACGGGCGAAATCCGCGATACGCCTTTCACCAAAGCGCTGGGCTTCGACTGCATCCGCATCGCCTTCGAGGCGGCGCGCGAATACGCCCCTCGGGCGCAACTGGTCTATAACGACTACATGTCGTGGGAGGCCGGCAACGAAACGCACCGCAAGGGCGTGCAGAAGCTGCTGGAAATGCTGCGCAACAAGAACGTCCCCATCGACGGGTTCGGCATCCAGAGCCATATCGGCAATGACGGCCATATCAAGGAAGCCCAGCACAGTGAATGGCGGGCCTTCGTCGATGCCGCGGTCGACATGAAGTACAGGCTGCTGATCACCGAATTCGACGTCAACGACAAGGATCTGCCGACCGACATCGCCGCGCGCGACGCCGGGGTGGCCGCGGCGGCTAAGGACTATCTCGATCTGATGTTCTCGTACAAGGAACTGGATCAGTTCCTGTGCTGGGGCATGACCGACAATCATAGCTGGCTGCAGGGCTGGACGCCGCGCGCCGACAAGACGCCGCAGCGCCCCACGCCCTACGGCGCCGACTATCGCCCCAAGCCGCTGCGCGAGGCCATCGCCGCCGCGCTCAGGGCCGCCCCGAAGCGATAG
- a CDS encoding glycoside hydrolase family 43 protein — translation MRYLTALSAALSAAALSLGLSLPALAEPARFERFSYEGRSQEQAKAGPDEYLNPILSGYYPDPSVTRVGDDYYLVNSSFTHFPGLPVFHSRDLVNWTQIANALNRPEQLNFDGLRVSRGVFAPDISYHDGLFYIINTCVDCKGNFVITAKDPAGPWSDPVWFDFEGIDPSIFWDDDGKAYIVNNGAPNETPRYDGHRAIWVQEFDYKALKLVGERTQIVNGGVDISKKPIWIEGPHILRKDGFYYLTAAEGGTGDQHSQVVLRSKSVRGPFIPYAHNPILSQRTLDPARQNPVTSAGHAKLVQTQNGEWWATFLATRPYGPDLYNIGRETFLLPVTWKDGWPVILEDGKPIPFVAKKPNLPPQPAPAQPLSGDFRYSEEFDAKALPLSWIGVRTPHAPVYRLDGGALILNPGAALGDLGGTPAFIARRQQHHVASVSTTLTYRPQKDGERAGLAALQNDDAWLFFGVTRIDGKPHVALYARENTKTERLIASAPVDSAEVTLSLRLDGGKLAADYATGGQTRTLSRDVDITFLSTRQAGGFVGTLIGPYAFGTR, via the coding sequence ATGCGATATCTGACGGCCCTGTCCGCCGCCCTGTCCGCCGCCGCCCTGTCTTTGGGGTTGTCCTTGCCCGCCCTGGCTGAACCGGCAAGGTTCGAGCGCTTCTCCTACGAGGGCCGTTCTCAGGAGCAGGCCAAGGCGGGGCCGGATGAATATCTCAATCCCATCCTGTCGGGCTATTATCCTGATCCGTCGGTGACGCGCGTGGGCGATGACTATTATCTGGTCAACTCGTCCTTCACGCACTTTCCCGGCCTGCCGGTCTTCCATTCGCGCGACCTTGTGAACTGGACGCAGATCGCCAACGCCCTCAACCGGCCGGAACAGTTGAATTTCGACGGACTGAGGGTGTCGCGCGGCGTCTTTGCGCCGGACATCTCCTATCATGACGGCCTGTTCTACATCATCAACACCTGCGTCGACTGCAAAGGCAATTTCGTCATCACGGCGAAGGACCCGGCGGGGCCGTGGTCGGACCCGGTGTGGTTCGATTTCGAAGGGATCGATCCGTCGATCTTCTGGGACGACGACGGCAAGGCCTATATCGTCAACAACGGCGCGCCCAACGAGACGCCGCGCTATGACGGCCATCGCGCCATCTGGGTGCAGGAATTCGATTATAAGGCGCTGAAGCTGGTCGGCGAGCGCACGCAGATCGTCAATGGCGGCGTCGACATCTCGAAGAAGCCTATCTGGATCGAAGGCCCGCACATTCTGCGCAAGGACGGCTTTTACTATCTGACGGCGGCCGAAGGCGGCACGGGGGACCAACATTCGCAGGTCGTGCTGCGTTCCAAAAGCGTGCGCGGGCCGTTTATTCCCTATGCGCATAATCCGATCCTCAGCCAACGCACGCTGGACCCGGCGCGCCAGAACCCCGTCACCTCCGCCGGTCACGCCAAGCTGGTTCAGACGCAAAACGGCGAGTGGTGGGCGACCTTTCTGGCGACGCGGCCCTATGGTCCGGACCTGTACAATATCGGGCGCGAAACCTTCCTCCTTCCGGTGACGTGGAAGGACGGCTGGCCGGTCATTCTCGAAGACGGCAAGCCTATTCCGTTCGTCGCGAAGAAGCCGAACCTGCCGCCGCAACCCGCACCCGCGCAACCGCTCAGCGGCGATTTCCGTTACAGCGAAGAGTTCGACGCGAAGGCCTTGCCGCTGTCGTGGATCGGGGTGCGCACGCCGCACGCGCCGGTCTACCGGCTGGATGGCGGTGCGTTGATCCTCAATCCCGGCGCGGCGCTGGGCGACCTTGGCGGCACGCCCGCCTTTATCGCGCGGCGTCAGCAGCACCATGTGGCCAGCGTCTCCACCACCCTGACCTACCGCCCGCAAAAGGACGGCGAGCGGGCGGGGCTGGCGGCCCTGCAGAACGACGACGCCTGGCTGTTCTTCGGCGTGACGCGCATCGACGGAAAGCCGCATGTCGCCCTTTACGCCCGCGAAAATACCAAGACCGAGCGTTTGATCGCCTCGGCCCCCGTCGATTCCGCTGAGGTGACCCTGAGCCTGCGTCTCGATGGCGGAAAGCTTGCCGCCGACTACGCAACCGGCGGGCAAACGCGCACCCTGAGCCGGGACGTCGACATCACCTTCCTGTCGACGCGCCAGGCGGGCGGCTTCGTCGGCACCCTGATCGGACCCTACGCCTTCGGGACCAGATAA
- a CDS encoding glycoside hydrolase 43 family protein produces MPARFAPNALIAALALFALPAVAQAPAQPLPRTTAATTWTPDNGNGTFTNPLFNDEFSDPDLIRVGDDYYMTGTTMHTMPGLPVLHSKDLVNWKLLGYAFDRLEMGPEYRLEDGKSAYGAGIWAPALRYHNGTFYIFSNINGYGMQVFTATDPAGPWTHKKLGGKIYDLSVLFDDDGKIYAVHGYDEVRMIELKPDLSGYVEGSDKVIIPAGNAMGEGHHFYKINGKYYIISANYAPVGRMQAARADTPYGPYETVTISARETMGTPFGWRTTGIGRNLPAPGDKIGVSPPPPGGNAFGADPLHQGGIVELPNGDWWGFSMMDVKSMGRTTFLSPVTWQDGWPYFGLSGNFGRSPRTWLKPATGVAATPTPTYQRNDDFSGPKPQAIWQWNHVPDDRKWSLSERRGYLRLHSLPAPHFLLARNSLTQRAIGPESTATTTLDARGLKAGDVAGLALLNIPYYWLGVVRDGKGYRLRLYDQLADTTVETALNGPRVQLRVSGNYDTELAQFSYSTDGKTFTPIGGELRTAYQLRTFQGVRYALFAYNEKGVEGGKADFDDFRVDEPLADRSKNIPAGKIVTIRNLANDLPMWANPHGMLHFAAQGSKDAAGPGARFRVHDRGQGRVALEAMDGSGFLTVVGLGLSSDVRLMKSETPDSLFQWQDMLRHQFMLMSLRTHRYLGLDGRTGEPYAADWPGADPDRKNGTVLMWEEIPVP; encoded by the coding sequence ATGCCCGCCCGCTTCGCACCGAACGCGCTGATCGCCGCGCTTGCCCTGTTCGCCCTGCCCGCCGTCGCGCAGGCGCCGGCGCAACCGCTCCCCAGGACCACCGCCGCGACGACCTGGACGCCGGACAACGGCAACGGCACCTTCACCAATCCGCTGTTCAACGACGAGTTTTCCGACCCCGACCTGATCCGCGTCGGCGACGACTACTACATGACCGGCACCACCATGCACACCATGCCCGGCCTGCCCGTGCTGCATTCGAAGGACCTGGTGAACTGGAAGCTGCTGGGCTATGCCTTCGACCGTCTGGAGATGGGCCCGGAATACAGGCTCGAAGACGGCAAGAGCGCCTATGGGGCGGGTATCTGGGCCCCGGCGCTGCGCTATCACAACGGGACCTTCTACATCTTCTCCAATATCAACGGCTACGGCATGCAGGTCTTCACGGCGACCGATCCCGCCGGGCCGTGGACGCATAAAAAGCTGGGCGGCAAGATCTACGACCTCTCTGTCCTGTTTGACGACGACGGCAAAATCTACGCCGTACACGGCTATGACGAGGTCCGCATGATCGAGCTTAAGCCCGATCTCAGCGGCTATGTCGAAGGCAGCGACAAGGTGATCATTCCGGCCGGCAACGCCATGGGCGAAGGCCACCACTTCTATAAGATCAACGGCAAGTACTACATTATCAGCGCCAACTACGCCCCCGTCGGGCGGATGCAGGCCGCCCGCGCCGACACACCCTACGGCCCCTATGAGACGGTGACGATCAGCGCGCGCGAAACCATGGGCACGCCCTTCGGCTGGCGCACCACCGGCATCGGGCGCAACCTGCCGGCGCCCGGCGACAAGATCGGCGTTTCGCCGCCCCCGCCGGGCGGCAACGCCTTCGGGGCCGATCCGCTGCATCAGGGCGGCATTGTCGAATTGCCAAATGGGGACTGGTGGGGCTTTTCGATGATGGATGTCAAATCGATGGGCCGCACCACCTTCCTGTCGCCGGTAACATGGCAGGATGGCTGGCCGTATTTCGGCCTTTCCGGAAATTTCGGGCGAAGCCCGCGCACCTGGCTGAAACCCGCTACCGGCGTCGCAGCCACGCCCACCCCGACTTATCAGCGTAATGACGACTTCTCAGGTCCGAAGCCTCAGGCGATCTGGCAATGGAACCACGTGCCGGACGACCGGAAATGGTCGCTGTCCGAGCGGCGCGGCTATCTGCGGCTGCACAGCCTGCCCGCCCCGCATTTCCTGCTGGCGCGCAACAGCCTGACCCAGCGCGCCATCGGACCGGAATCGACGGCAACCACGACACTGGACGCCAGGGGGTTGAAGGCCGGCGACGTGGCCGGCCTCGCCCTGCTCAACATCCCCTACTACTGGCTGGGCGTGGTGCGCGACGGCAAGGGCTATCGCCTGCGTCTGTACGATCAACTCGCCGACACCACGGTCGAGACCGCCCTGAACGGCCCGCGCGTGCAGTTGCGCGTCTCCGGCAATTACGACACCGAACTGGCGCAGTTCAGCTATTCGACCGATGGCAAGACCTTCACGCCGATCGGCGGCGAACTGCGCACCGCCTATCAGTTGCGCACCTTTCAGGGCGTGCGCTACGCCCTGTTCGCTTACAATGAAAAGGGCGTCGAGGGCGGCAAGGCCGACTTCGACGATTTCCGCGTCGATGAGCCCCTGGCCGACCGCTCGAAGAACATCCCGGCGGGCAAGATCGTGACCATCCGCAACCTCGCCAACGACCTGCCCATGTGGGCCAATCCGCACGGCATGCTGCACTTTGCGGCGCAGGGTTCCAAAGACGCCGCCGGGCCGGGCGCGCGCTTCCGCGTCCACGATCGCGGTCAGGGCCGCGTGGCGCTGGAGGCCATGGACGGCAGCGGTTTCCTCACCGTGGTCGGTCTGGGCCTGTCCTCGGATGTGCGGCTGATGAAGAGCGAAACGCCCGACAGCCTGTTCCAGTGGCAGGACATGCTGCGCCATCAGTTCATGCTGATGTCGCTGCGCACCCACCGCTATCTGGGGCTCGACGGTCGCACGGGGGAACCCTATGCCGCCGACTGGCCCGGCGCCGACCCGGACCGCAAGAACGGCACCGTGCTGATGTGGGAGGAAATTCCCGTACCCTGA
- a CDS encoding MFS transporter, with protein sequence MLKRIGHLRWWIIALVMLGTIINYLTRSTLSVAAPTLTEELSLTPQQYSYITSAFQLGIMMQPIAGYILDLIRLRIGFAIFATAWGIITIAHSLAGNWQGLAMLRGLLGFAEGVAHPGGLKVVAEWFPAKERGLAGGIYNIGASLGSMLAPPLVVWAILYYDWRAAFVITGIIALVWVVLWLVFYQSPDKHKALSDSERSYIIGGQERHLEAGTSRPSPLKLLGQRNFWGIALPRFLADPTWGTLTFWMPLYLATARGFELKDIALFAWLPFVAADIGCLFGPAVVLWLQKRGIGLIDARRWVFTLGAVLMTGIMFVGWVKSPFVAIALLCLGAFAHQTLSVTVITLSSDLFRKNEVGTVTGMAGTFANLGVLLFSLAIGALVSTIGYEPFFVMLGLLDLIAAAVLWMLVRAPKVEAEAAT encoded by the coding sequence ATGCTGAAACGGATCGGACATCTGCGCTGGTGGATCATTGCTCTGGTGATGCTCGGCACCATCATCAACTATCTGACGCGCAGCACATTGAGCGTCGCCGCGCCGACCCTGACCGAAGAATTGAGCCTCACGCCGCAGCAGTACAGCTACATCACCAGCGCCTTTCAGTTGGGCATCATGATGCAGCCGATCGCGGGCTATATCCTCGACCTGATCCGGTTGCGCATCGGCTTCGCCATCTTCGCCACGGCGTGGGGCATTATCACCATCGCCCACAGCCTCGCCGGCAACTGGCAGGGGCTGGCCATGCTGCGCGGTCTGCTCGGTTTCGCCGAAGGGGTGGCGCATCCCGGCGGGCTGAAGGTCGTCGCCGAGTGGTTTCCGGCGAAGGAGCGCGGACTGGCCGGGGGCATCTACAATATCGGCGCGTCGCTGGGCTCGATGCTGGCGCCGCCGCTGGTGGTGTGGGCCATCCTCTATTACGACTGGCGCGCCGCCTTCGTCATCACCGGCATTATCGCGCTGGTGTGGGTGGTGTTGTGGCTGGTCTTCTATCAGTCGCCGGACAAGCACAAGGCGCTCAGCGACAGCGAACGCAGCTACATCATCGGCGGTCAGGAACGCCACCTCGAAGCCGGAACTTCGCGTCCGTCGCCGCTGAAACTCCTCGGTCAGCGCAATTTCTGGGGCATAGCCCTGCCGCGCTTTCTCGCCGACCCGACCTGGGGGACGCTGACCTTCTGGATGCCCTTGTATCTGGCCACGGCGCGGGGTTTCGAACTGAAAGATATCGCCCTGTTCGCGTGGCTGCCCTTCGTGGCCGCCGACATCGGCTGCCTGTTCGGGCCGGCGGTGGTGCTGTGGCTGCAGAAACGCGGCATAGGGTTGATCGACGCGCGGCGCTGGGTGTTCACGCTGGGGGCGGTGCTGATGACCGGCATCATGTTCGTCGGCTGGGTCAAGAGCCCCTTCGTCGCTATCGCGCTCTTATGTCTGGGGGCCTTCGCGCACCAGACGCTTTCGGTGACGGTGATCACCCTGTCGTCGGACCTGTTCCGCAAGAACGAGGTCGGGACGGTGACCGGCATGGCGGGCACCTTCGCCAATCTGGGAGTTTTGCTGTTCTCGCTGGCCATCGGCGCGCTGGTCAGCACCATAGGCTATGAGCCGTTCTTCGTCATGCTGGGCCTGCTCGACCTGATCGCCGCGGCGGTGCTGTGGATGCTGGTGCGCGCGCCGAAAGTCGAAGCGGAGGCTGCGACGTGA
- a CDS encoding TolC family protein — protein sequence MKSPHMRGHRAKRQLAYAGLIAASLMVATPFWASAQTTPTTQSVPLSLAEAMTRAGKADPTVTATNRRLAAADANIRQAGVRPNPTVGIDAENFLGSNPYNGLNSAEFTLTYQQEMERKSKRQARVGAAAAEKELVRAEGRARTWEAMNTAQSLWIEAVAAEAEIGVARERLRLAEQSHAEISRRVSAARDPLFAGSLSDTEVANAKIAVDQAEAKARQLKLQLAALWGGGADFTLDAASLENTSALNAEPNLMETPDIEALRARQRASTAQIRVETTRRVQDPTFSAGIRYFREDGSAAFLVGGSIPLNRFNNNQGNIDRTRAEAEAASADIEVAERFRERDIAASTIRMNNLAQEAKRIEAEVIPQAEKAVSQVREGFARGGFTYRDVIGAQQTLIEAKARRVEVLKSFQVEKAGRDRLAGQWVPLIPTDSTNP from the coding sequence ATGAAATCCCCCCATATGCGCGGTCACCGCGCAAAGCGACAACTTGCATACGCGGGTCTGATCGCGGCCAGCCTGATGGTGGCCACCCCGTTTTGGGCCTCGGCCCAAACGACCCCTACGACTCAATCCGTACCCTTGTCGCTGGCTGAGGCCATGACGCGCGCCGGCAAAGCAGACCCAACCGTCACCGCGACCAATCGTCGTCTGGCGGCGGCTGACGCCAATATCCGCCAAGCCGGTGTACGTCCAAACCCTACGGTCGGTATCGACGCCGAGAACTTCCTGGGCTCCAACCCCTATAATGGCCTGAATTCCGCGGAATTCACGCTGACCTATCAGCAGGAGATGGAACGCAAGTCGAAGCGCCAGGCCCGTGTCGGCGCGGCGGCGGCGGAGAAGGAACTGGTTCGCGCCGAAGGCCGGGCCCGTACCTGGGAAGCGATGAATACGGCGCAGTCCCTCTGGATTGAAGCCGTCGCCGCCGAAGCCGAAATCGGTGTGGCGCGCGAACGTCTGAGGCTGGCGGAGCAATCGCATGCGGAAATCAGCCGTCGCGTGAGCGCCGCCCGTGATCCGCTGTTTGCCGGTTCGCTGTCGGATACGGAAGTCGCGAACGCAAAGATCGCGGTCGATCAGGCCGAAGCCAAGGCCCGTCAGTTGAAACTGCAACTGGCCGCCCTCTGGGGAGGCGGGGCCGACTTCACGCTCGATGCGGCCTCTCTGGAAAACACCAGTGCGCTGAATGCCGAGCCGAACCTGATGGAAACGCCCGACATCGAAGCTCTGCGTGCCCGTCAACGGGCGTCTACAGCGCAGATCCGCGTTGAAACCACCCGCCGCGTTCAGGACCCGACCTTCTCGGCAGGTATCCGATACTTCCGCGAGGACGGGTCGGCGGCGTTTCTCGTCGGTGGGTCGATCCCGCTGAACCGCTTCAATAACAATCAGGGCAACATCGATCGCACCCGCGCCGAAGCTGAAGCCGCGTCCGCCGATATCGAAGTGGCGGAGCGTTTTCGCGAGCGCGATATCGCAGCCTCCACCATCCGGATGAACAATCTGGCGCAAGAGGCGAAGCGAATCGAGGCCGAGGTGATCCCGCAGGCTGAGAAGGCCGTGTCTCAGGTACGTGAGGGCTTCGCGCGCGGCGGCTTCACCTACCGCGATGTCATCGGTGCGCAACAGACCCTCATTGAGGCCAAAGCCCGGCGTGTCGAGGTGCTGAAATCGTTCCAGGTCGAGAAGGCCGGACGCGATCGCTTGGCCGGCCAGTGGGTCCCTCTGATTCCGACGGATAGCACCAACCCGTAA